A stretch of DNA from Lotus japonicus ecotype B-129 chromosome 4, LjGifu_v1.2:
ttctcttagcattatttcttcactgttcttaaacttatgagtttactattcgcttgttagaagcactctttgtaaacccgaaaccttttacatcatattgtaaagttcatcaagagaccaaggttggtcggatcttgagaggactgaatcaaggctgattcagtatttagctagtcttaagatgttcgatagatcagcttcttaagaggatactagtgagaaaatcagtgtattgttagtcacttagcaggttgcaaagtgcagttgtaacactcattgattttagtggattgccttcatcagaagaaggaagaaatcaccttcacaggtggactggattagcttgagcttttatctcaagtgaaccaggataaaatactcgtgtgctttacttcctatcattaagcacttagtttttatctttgagttttgaaaaagcagaaAAAGTATATCAaggattcaaaaactctattcaaaccccccctttctagtgtttttcgcaccttctagtctttgatgccatacattcacctcatcttctttagttaacaaacatctggaaacatgagctttttcttctgatgtccacatataacagttgtcttttgatctgactcctctcatcacaactttctcatcatcagtggtcacaacacattctatcttattgaacttcacatcatatccttgatcacacagttgacttatgctgattaggttggctgtTAAACCATTCACAAGTagcacattgttcaagttaggagattctgtgctaacaagttttcctactcccttgatcattcctttagctccatctccaaacgtaacatagttggtggagtgacttctgacgtcttgcaagaagctcttgtttcctgtcatgtgctttgagcagccactatcaaaataccaatcttcctttgatgatgctctgaaggacgtgtaggctacctgacatctgacttcacccttgagcttccattgcttcctcatctgtaCAGGCTTTTtctcgtgcatctgaggataaccatataacctgtaacagtagggctttatatgaccattcttaccacaatagtgacacttccaaggtacagttttgtcaagcttaagctggggtttcacatgcagaggtacatgtcgaggcaatgaatctgacaactgataatttatgggcttcttgaattcagtttgttttgcagcagacacaaacttctttgaacctttctgattttctttgtttgctgttttatagtcaaagccaattccctttagactccctccttgcttgctagtttctttcagaatttcatcaagcatatcagaaccactgttcaacattctaacagatttgtgagtagcttcaagctttcttgtcagagttgccacttcctcttgaagtcctgcattgatcaacactagattagccttttcaataacatcagcattattaaacttactttgccattcctccagatcttccttcagctttgtgctgagctctttcagtctttcattctgagaaacaagttgttctatctcactttgcttttctctcacaagtttacatgcttcttcccacttgatgtgtagcagcttgtaagtctcggccagttcctcatctgtaatgtcctcatcacttgtatcagactcatagatggttccagagaaagcattgactttgtttgcaaatatctcctcctcatcttcagtgtcttcatctgaccaagttaccatcatacctttcttctgcttctttagataggtggcgcattcagacctgatatgaccatatccttcacattcatgacactgcactcctttattctgaccagatctttcttcttctttggtcttcctctgtgaattagaaggcttgggtttgttatcgaacttcatgtcctggacaataggcctggttcttttgtcaatttttctcaatgctctgttgaattttcttgctagcatggccagagcctctgaaagattttcaccctcacaatcttcatcatcaccttcatcagtgtttgacacaaaggcaatactcttattcttcttctcagattttccactcagtttcaactcaaatgtctgcaaagagacaataagttcatcaacatTCATGTTCTCGAtgtcatagcaaacttctgaggaagagatctcaagatcttccttacaagcttctcatctgacataggttctcccaaagcaaatgaagcattaaacaagtcacggacacgcatgtggaattctgaaatagtctcttcttcagtcatcatcaaattttcaaattgagtagtaagcatctgaaaccttgacatccttactcgagtagttccttcatgtgcagttttcagaatttcccaagcatcctttgccacagtacacgtattgatcagcctaaacatattcttgtcaactccattaaatatagcatttagagcctttgaatttccaagagcagcttcatcttcaacactggtccattcttcttcaggtgtttccacaacagtagtagaggtgccttcaacctcagccttagtggggtgcttccaacccttgccaatagctttccaagtcttgttgtcaattgatttgagaaaggctgtcatgcgaaccttccagtagtcatagttagtaccatccagaatgggtggcctattgactgatcctccctccttgttatccatgagaacttgaatcaaactccctggagctcacccaaccagaacagggtgcctgctctaaTGCCAATtgtaaattcaggttccctctgatccgattgtcctgcacgatgctgggacgaGAAGTTCGACAACTGCTttacagtaaaacaaaacttaacagcagaaacaataacacacagtaattgttaacccagttcagtgaaaactttcacctacgtctggagggtttgcacccaaagaaaggaaatccactatctcaagattcaggaattacagacactcatgaacaactcagttcatagttcacttcctaatctacccagtgtatttctacttagaatctcaacctaagtatgagagcccctctcactttctctcaatcactgccacagtgactggttaacacaataaacaagtagagtttgaacgcaatcaaacacacagaatctctctttgctttatagaatcagtgagcaaagacagattcacaaccaacaaaggacaaagcacaattaacaaatcctaaaacactcgatctctctctatcagcttcgacgccttcatgttttaggtcttcatccttttatagacttcagcagcggtagcatgggctttagggttggcacgggctgaagaaatagattgcagtaacagcaattcaaaacgcaatcttgatagattcggtttcttattgcacaagtaaagatagaaaccaatcttttaacaaagattgtttcaacaaataacaacccaacaaataaacccttctgaaatagctacttgctcctcaagtaactcgaaaacatatcttcagcaaatcttcagagggcccacaacagaaacacaagctgaggactgatgccctagcttcacgagatcagaggccacggcatctgcttcgacaatcggttgttttgacaaaatgcatggcaacatgttccaacaaatGCATTAACCAGATCATAAGATATTGAATATTGGCTACCAATTTTCAATTACTTTTTCagcttgtattttattttaaaataatgataatatagGAATAACAAAAATTATAACGCATTCCGCTCCGTCCATTATCCAAACAATGTAATGGTAACTTTATTTCGCTCCGTCGTAAAATATCCAAACAATggaatgaaatttttatttcatttcgcTCCGCTCCATTCCGTTCCATTATATTCAATTTCGCTCCGCTCCGCTCTATTAtattccatcaatccaaacatagcctaccAAAAGTACGCATGAGTGCATCACTCACCGAACTCCAGGTTCTGTCTCCCCCTCCTCTCGCGACATTCACTACCTTCTCTCGAATACACATGCATATATCTCCAATCCTCGCCGTGAATCACTGCATTGAACTTCATCATTCAACCTCCACCCACCATCGCATTCCAtcatcaattcaattcaatccaATTCACTTCCTCAAGATTCAAGAAAGAGTTTCAACCAACAATTCAATTCTCATGTCCATTCCAGAATTCAAAAATCCCTTCATCACCCAAACCCCTAGACTTAACACCCATTAACTCTTTCACTTGATCCTTCAATCTAGACATGGAAACAGTGGGCAAAAGCCCCAGAAAACACCCACCCAAAAACCCTAACAAGAACCACCCAACCCCAATTCCCAAACGCCACAAACCCAACGAATTCCCCACCCACCTCGACACCCCCAACGTCTCCCCCGTCGCGCGAACCCTCTGCAACCTCCTCACCCGAACCTCCCCTCCGGAAATCGAAACCGCTCTCACCTCCTCCGGCATCCACCCCTCCGATGACTGCGTCCGCGAGGTCCTCAAGCTCTCCTACAACTACCCCCACTCCGCCGTCAAATTCTTCCGCTGGGCCGGCCGCCTCCAGAAGCATTCTCCCCACGCATGGAACCTCATGGTCGATCTCCTTGGCAAGAACGAGCTTTTCGACCCAATGTGGGACGCGATTCGCTCTATGAAACAAGAAGGAGTGCTCACATTGCGCACTTTCGTCTCGGCTTTCCAGAGCTACTGCGTCGCCGGAAGGTTTAACGAGGCGATCATGAGCTTTGATGTGATGGATAATCATGGCATTGAGAAGGACGTTGTTGCGGTTAATTCGTTGCTCAGCTCGATTTGCTGCGAGGAGAATCAGACCTCGACGGCTATGGAGTTTTTCGAGGAGGTGAAGGGGAAGATTGCGCCGGATGGGGATAGCTTTGCCATCTTGCTTGAAGGATGGGAGAAGGAAGGCAATGCTGCAAAGGCCAAGACCACGTTCGGTGAGATGGTGATCCGTGTGGGATGGAGCAAGGAGAATGTGATGGCCTACGACGCGTTTTTGCTGACCCTGCTTCGTGCTTCGCAGATTGAGGAGGTGCTGAGGTTCCTTAAGGTCATGAAGGATCACGACTGTTTTCCAGGTTTGAAATTCTTTACCTATGCTCTTGATGTTTTTGTCAAGGAAAATGACGCCGCTCATGCAATCCCCTTGTGGGATGCCATGGTGGCCGGTGGGATAATGCCTAACCTGATCATGTACAATGCGATGATTGGGCTGCAATGCAACAATGGCGAGGTGGACAATGCGTTTCGCCTGCTGGATGAGATGGTCTTGCACGGGGCTTTCCCGGACTCCTTAACCTATAACATGATTTTCGAATGCTTGGTGAGGAACAAGAAGGTTCGCGAGACGGAGAGCTTCTTTGCTGAGATGGTCAAGAACGAGTGGCCGCCGACAAGTTCTAACTGTGCTGCGGCTATCGCAATGTTGTTTGATTGCGATGACCCCGAAGCAGCACATGAGATTTGGAGTTACATGGTTGAAAATCATGTCAAGCCACTTCATGAAAGTGCCAATGCATTGCTTATTGGTATTTGTAGCTTGAGTAGATTTTCAGAGGTCAGAAGGCATGCTGAGGACATGCTCGATCGGAGGATCATTATATATGAATCTACAATGAACAAGTTGAAGGATGCGTTCTACACAGAGGGTAGAAGTAGAAAAGACAGATTTGATAGCCTCTTCCGGAGGTGGAAAGCTCGTGTCAAGTTGTAATCTAGAAGATATCTGCCTGTTCTTTATGATTGAATATTTACTTATACTTAATCGTTGGTGTCAGAGACTAGCAGGTTTTACTTGTTTCTGGACTCTCTCGGCTTTGCCTCTAAGACAGTGTTCTATGACTTTCATCCTTTTCGCTCTGTGGTAGCCTGTCCTTTTGATAATCTTTTGCTACCGTAGTTTGTCTTTTCTGTGCAGCTCCTTTCCTTCTCCTCATATTGAATGTTTGTGTTAACATTTTTTAGGCTGGTCACACTCTGCTACTTGAGATGAACTTTTTAGCAGTTCATTAGTTGTAGTTGACTTGTGTGCAATTTTATTGACAGAATGATCATAATACAAAACGATTAGCTCTACTACAAGTCTTATGATTGCTGACCCAGCAATATCTCCTTGTTTTTTCATATTTGTGTTACAGGGAGTTCTTTTTAGGCCTGCTCATGATTTATGCAAccagttttttttcttcatcttatTGCGTTACAGGAGGTTCTTTTCTAGGCCTGTTCATGAAATTTATGCAACCTTAAAACAGAGCTGCAAATTGAGTTTCCTTAGTTATCCATGTTGGGTTGAATGCTAGTTCTGAGCTATGCTCTTTCATTTTCTATGCTTATCTTATTGATGTAAATGCCTTGCTTGTGTGAATGGGGCTATGATTATATGGGGTACAACAGAAGCCTGAATGGGGACTGGGGAGTGAGACTATCAAGGAGAggaagaaatgttgggtttttaCTTTTGGGTGGTGTTATGCGTGAAACAAGAAGTTGGTTTAGTGAGTAAATGAACAAACTAATAAAGGAACAAAATCTTGGTCAAAATCCTCACTCATCTAATAATAGTATGAAgttatgaagagaaaaaaaaactattttgaaaAAAAGTTGTAAGCTTTCCCTCTTCATTTAAAGACTGTACTTCATTGCAGCTTACAGACCTAGAACTTTGTATGGTGTAAGAGTGACTGAACTAGTTGCTAAAATCGTTGTATTTTTATGGAAGTGTAGAAACTAGCTACTAAACGTGTTTGCATTTTGGTTTGGGTCTAATAGAATTAGTTTGAGTTGTAAGTGAGCGGTAATCTGCTAAAGCCCAGGTACTATGGTAGGATCCGTCTCTATTAATAGAGCTCACATGTACAGTCAGGTATACACTAGATTTGTCCTCACTTTGCTCTTTCTCtccatttttctctctcaaccttTGTCCTAGCCTTAATCTTTTAATGGTATCCAGATTCCAGAGCTTGattaaggccccgtttggaagagcttatttgagcttatctgatagcataaactcttatgtcagtgtttgggagagcttatgcaaacagcttatggccctaccataagctgttttgagcttattgtcataagctattcatgatagcttataaaaaagagcttatgcttatctatagcttattttcaatttatttcaatcaatattttaaaatagcttatgaataagcgcttaattaagctgggtttccaaacggggcctaaatcCATCAACAACAGCTTCTACATACCCGCTAACCAACCTTAATGGTGTGGTTGAAGACTATCACCCACCTAAGTCGCCTACTTCAGCATCTTTGACAGCAGGTCAGGTGATTTTCTGTCATGTGATATCGGTCAAGCTCGACGAAAAGAATTTCTTATTGTGGAAACAAGTCAAAGCTCTGATCAAAAGACATCTCCCGCGGAGGCACCTCCCATCATGATCGAGATGACAGTAATGTCGATGAAACCTACCTTCACTAAGCTTGAAGCATGTTACAAATGTTGGCCTAGAGAAATATCTTATAACAAATATCTTTGACTTATGTGCTATTTTCTCGAAACTACTTCAAGGGTAGATGATTGTTGAGCTGGGACTATCATTTGCTAGACACACTGCTTCTTGGTTTGAAGGGA
This window harbors:
- the LOC130710941 gene encoding pentatricopeptide repeat-containing protein At1g77360, mitochondrial-like; translated protein: METVGKSPRKHPPKNPNKNHPTPIPKRHKPNEFPTHLDTPNVSPVARTLCNLLTRTSPPEIETALTSSGIHPSDDCVREVLKLSYNYPHSAVKFFRWAGRLQKHSPHAWNLMVDLLGKNELFDPMWDAIRSMKQEGVLTLRTFVSAFQSYCVAGRFNEAIMSFDVMDNHGIEKDVVAVNSLLSSICCEENQTSTAMEFFEEVKGKIAPDGDSFAILLEGWEKEGNAAKAKTTFGEMVIRVGWSKENVMAYDAFLLTLLRASQIEEVLRFLKVMKDHDCFPGLKFFTYALDVFVKENDAAHAIPLWDAMVAGGIMPNLIMYNAMIGLQCNNGEVDNAFRLLDEMVLHGAFPDSLTYNMIFECLVRNKKVRETESFFAEMVKNEWPPTSSNCAAAIAMLFDCDDPEAAHEIWSYMVENHVKPLHESANALLIGICSLSRFSEVRRHAEDMLDRRIIIYESTMNKLKDAFYTEGRSRKDRFDSLFRRWKARVKL